Part of the Streptomyces sp. NBC_01460 genome, AGCCCCAGGTCGCCCAGCTCGCGGGCGTACTCCTCGGACTCCTTGCGGGTCGCCGCGTAGACCAGCCCGGGCTTGGGTTCGGCGGCGGCGCGTTCGACCACCGCCCGGCGCTTGTCGGCGGCGCTCCGGAAGGGGATGACCTCCAGGTGGATGTTGGGCCGGTCGAAGCCGGTGACCACCTCCCGCACGTCGCGCATGCCGAGCCGCTGGACGATGTCCGCCCGCACCGGGGCGGCGGCGCTCGCCGTGAGGGCGAGCACCGGCGGGCGGCCGATCCGGTCGATCACCTGGCCCAGCCGCAGGTATTCGGGCCGGAAGTCGTGCCCCCAGGTCGACACGCACTGTGCCTCGTCCACGACGAACAGCGCGGGCCGTGCCGCCGCGAGCTGCTCGACCACCTCTTCCTTGGCCAGCTGCTCCGGGGCGAGGAAGACGAAGTCGACGTCTCCTTCGCTGATCCGGTCCCACACCGCGTCGTTCTCGCCGCGGCTCTGGGTGGAGTTCACGGCTGCGGCGTCCGCACCGGCCCGTCTCAACAGACCGCTCACCTGGTCCCGTTGCAGGGCGATCAGAGGGGAGACGACGACGGTGGGGCCGGACAGAAGTACCCCGGGCACCTGGTAGACGGCGGACTTCCCCGCGCCGGTCGGCATCACCACGAGAGTGTCGCGCTGTTCCATGACCGACTTCATCGCCCGCAACTGCTCCGGGCGCAGCCGCTCCCATCCGAACACCTTGCGCGCACTGCGCTGCAGTCGCCGGGACAACGCGCTGAAGGTGAACATGGTGCTCCTCGGGGCTGTGGGATCGGGCCGCGCGGCAAAAGCGCCGTCCGGGTGACCTCCGACTACCCCGCGTCCGCCACCTCACTGCACCGACTGCGGCCGATCCCGTCGGCCGCCGGCGCAACAGCTCGCCCGCCCCGGACTGTGCGCGCGAGCCGCACGCCGCACCGGCGGGGTGCGCACGTCGCTCAGCGCATGTCGCAGCGCCGTCGCGGACCCGGATCGCGGCACCCTCACCTCCCGCACCTTGCAACTAGTTTCGTATCGTTTCAGGTTTTGTAGAACTGATTTCGTTGGGGGCTGGCACCCAGCTACCGATATCGATAGCTTGAGGCCGCATCGACCTCGGTGGAGCGCGCGCCTGTGCCGGGCCGCGACAGCCGTCCGGTTCGTCATGAAGTCCAGCAACGGACAGCGCCCTCGTGAAAGAGCTGACGTGAACCACAGCCAACTGCCCGCCACGCTGCCGGAAACAGACCGCACCCGTCACCGCCGGCTACGGGAACAGGGCAGCCTGGACCGCGGCGAACTCGAAGCGATCCTGGACGCAGGCTTCCTGTGCCACTTCGGTGTGGTCATCGAAGGGGACCCCATGGTCGTCCCCACCGTCTACGGAAGCGACGGGGAGAACCTCTACTTCCACGGCTCCGTGGCCAGCCGGAGCCTGACCGCCTCGCCGGGGGCGACGGTATGCGTCACCGTGACGCACGTGGACGGCCTCGTCCTTGCGCGGTCGGTGTTCGAGCACGGTGTCAACTACCGCAGCGCGATGATCTACGGCGTCCCGCGCCTGCTCACCGATGCGCAGGAGAAGCTGGAGGGGCTGCGCTGCCTGACCGAGCAGGCCGCACCGGGACAGTGGGACCACGCACGGCGGCCGAACCTCAGGGAGCTGGCGGCGACCTCCCTGCTAGCCATTTCGCTTCGAGAGGCGTCGGTCAAGATACGCACGGGCGCCCCCGAGGACGGCGACGGACCCGACGCCGCCCTCGGGATCTGGGCGGGCGTCCTGCCCCTGGTCTCCACCTGGGGCGCCCCGGAAGCCGACCCCTTGCTCCCTGACGGCATCGAGCCGCCCCGGCACATCGCCGCCCGCAGCGGAACCCGGGCGGGTTGAACCGCCGCCCGGACGCGGACGCAGCCGTTCCCGCCCCGGGACACGGGCCCGGCATGATCCAGACGAGAGGCCCCAGGCACTGTTTCTCGGATCATGTGCGGAGCCAGATGACGAGGGCTGCGAGCGTCACGGTGCCCAGGTAGATGTAGGCGCGTTTCTCATAGCGGGTGGCGACGGCCCGGAGGACCTTGAGCGGTTGATGGTGCGTTCGACGGTGTTGCGTTTCTTGTAGCGCTCGATGTCGAAGCCGGTGGGTCGACCGCCCCGGGAGCCTCGGATGTTGCGGTGTCATTGCTGGTCGAGGCGTTCGGGGATCGTGCGCGGGATGCCGCGTCGTCGCAGGTAGCGGTGATTTCTGCGGGGTGAGTAGGCCTTGTCCGCCAGGACGTGGTCGGGTGCGGGGCCGGCCGACTCCGGTGCGGGGCACCGATACCTGCTCCAGGACCTGCTCGAGCTGGGGTCCGTCGCCGTAGTGTCCGGGTGTCAGGACGAAACCGAGGGGTCGGCATCGTCCGCCGGCGACGAGGTGGATCTTGGTGGTGAATCCGCCGCGGGAACGTCCCAGGCATTCGCCGATCTGACCACCTCCTCCAGGCGGGCGGCCAGTTTCCGGAAGTACCGGATCGACCTGGTTCGTCCCCTGCCCGGCCCCCTTTTGAGCAACGGCGGCCGGGGACACCTTCCTCGCGCCGGCGGCGTGCTGGTGGGCTCGTACTGCTGTCGAGTCCCCCGACACGTCCCTGTCGCTCCTGCCCGCCGCATCCTCAGCT contains:
- a CDS encoding pyridoxamine 5'-phosphate oxidase family protein; translated protein: MNHSQLPATLPETDRTRHRRLREQGSLDRGELEAILDAGFLCHFGVVIEGDPMVVPTVYGSDGENLYFHGSVASRSLTASPGATVCVTVTHVDGLVLARSVFEHGVNYRSAMIYGVPRLLTDAQEKLEGLRCLTEQAAPGQWDHARRPNLRELAATSLLAISLREASVKIRTGAPEDGDGPDAALGIWAGVLPLVSTWGAPEADPLLPDGIEPPRHIAARSGTRAG